The Sulfurihydrogenibium sp. YO3AOP1 genome has a window encoding:
- a CDS encoding leucyl aminopeptidase, translated as MEINLTTKKLDNVKTDAVFFLMFEDNKKLEGELEKIDKALNGGVSDLIKLQKYKAEEGKFLIVPTLGKIKANYVAIVGLGKEKKFENDILRRVASYIIRKAKELKLSDIIIDTNLQQFENYDEVVQAITEGLILGDYSFDKYFSKKDEHKVKEVQVNIPKNQDKDRLNEFVRIGEILAEAQNFTRDLVNEPANVINTIQFAEIAEKLAKEYGFEIKIYDEEEIEKMGMGAYLAVAKGSDNPPRFIHLTYRPKNSQGEVAIVGKGLMFDSGGLNIKTGDFMRWMKSDKSGACAVFGIFKAIGELKPDITVHGIVAAAENMPSGKAYRPDDILKAKNGVTIEVGNTDAEGRLTLADALSYASELKPDAIIDMATLTGACVVALGEFTAGVMGNNQKFINEILKTSEETGEWMWQLPFNDKLREQIKAPHADVYNVGTTRYGGAITAGLFLEKFVDPKIPWVHIDIAGPSHHTSGWYYHPKGATGIPVRTITWYLLKRSKFFDKIGK; from the coding sequence ATGGAGATAAATTTAACAACAAAAAAGTTGGATAACGTTAAGACAGATGCAGTATTTTTCTTAATGTTTGAAGATAATAAAAAGCTTGAAGGAGAGTTAGAAAAGATAGATAAAGCTTTAAATGGTGGAGTTTCTGATTTAATCAAACTACAAAAATATAAAGCTGAAGAAGGTAAGTTTTTAATAGTTCCAACTCTTGGAAAGATTAAGGCTAACTATGTGGCTATTGTCGGGCTTGGTAAGGAGAAAAAATTTGAAAATGATATTTTAAGAAGAGTTGCAAGCTACATAATAAGAAAAGCAAAAGAGCTTAAGCTATCTGATATTATCATTGATACAAACTTACAACAGTTTGAAAATTATGATGAAGTAGTTCAAGCCATCACAGAAGGGTTAATACTTGGAGATTACTCGTTTGATAAATATTTCTCTAAAAAAGATGAGCATAAAGTAAAAGAAGTTCAGGTAAATATTCCAAAAAATCAAGATAAAGACAGATTGAATGAATTTGTTAGAATTGGGGAAATTCTTGCAGAAGCACAAAACTTTACAAGAGACCTTGTAAATGAGCCGGCTAACGTAATCAACACAATCCAATTTGCAGAAATTGCAGAAAAGCTTGCAAAAGAGTATGGTTTTGAAATCAAAATCTACGATGAAGAAGAGATTGAAAAAATGGGAATGGGTGCTTACTTGGCAGTTGCAAAAGGTAGCGATAATCCACCAAGATTTATACATTTAACATACAGACCTAAAAATTCACAAGGCGAAGTTGCTATAGTTGGAAAAGGATTAATGTTTGACAGCGGTGGTTTAAATATAAAAACTGGCGATTTTATGAGATGGATGAAGTCAGATAAATCAGGTGCTTGTGCTGTTTTTGGAATTTTTAAAGCAATTGGAGAATTAAAGCCTGATATTACTGTTCATGGAATTGTGGCAGCGGCAGAAAATATGCCAAGTGGAAAAGCTTACAGACCGGATGATATATTAAAAGCTAAAAATGGTGTAACAATAGAAGTTGGCAACACAGATGCAGAAGGAAGATTGACCCTTGCTGATGCTTTATCCTACGCTTCTGAGTTAAAACCAGATGCAATTATAGATATGGCAACATTGACCGGTGCTTGCGTTGTTGCTCTTGGAGAGTTTACAGCCGGAGTAATGGGAAATAATCAAAAATTTATAAATGAGATATTAAAAACTTCTGAAGAAACAGGAGAATGGATGTGGCAACTTCCATTTAACGATAAACTAAGAGAGCAGATAAAAGCTCCTCATGCTGATGTTTATAACGTTGGAACGACAAGATACGGTGGTGCTATCACAGCTGGATTATTCTTAGAGAAATTCGTTGACCCAAAAATTCCATGGGTTCATATAGATATTGCCGGACCTTCTCATCATACGAGTGGTTGGTATTATCACCCAAAAGGCGCAACAGGAATACCTGTTAGAACAATAACTTGGTATTTACTTAAAAGATCAAAGTTCTTTGATAAAATCGGTAAGTAA
- the uvrA gene encoding excinuclease ABC subunit UvrA: protein MDKIVIHGARQHNLKNIDLELPKNKLIVITGPSGSGKSSLAFDTIYAEGQRRYVESLSAYARQFLGVMEKPDVDSIEGLSPAIAIDQKTTSKNPRSTVGTITEIYDYLRLLFARAGKPHCPECGVEISSQSAQEISESIMSLPEGTKIQIIAPIIRGQKGEHKDTLEKLKRLGYPRLRIDGEVYLTEEVPKLDKNKKHTIEVVIDRIVIKEGSRTRVNDSVEQALKLSDGLVVVNLVDEGKDIIYSEKFACPIHNFSIPELSPRLFSFNSPYGACPTCKGLGVIHKIDENLLIDEERVATEAFRIAENISFKYIKAMVSDYLTFNRIPRLKKFKELPQHVKEEILYGNGYFEGVIPHLERKFLETDNEKYREEIGKYIKEIQCPECKGARLRKEALTVLVNGKNIYDVVKMDIAKAFEFFQEYESVPKTEKEKLISEKIVKEIKERLKFLLDVGLDYLTLDRTATTLSGGESQRIRLATQIGSKLSGVLYVLDEPSIGLHPRDTEKLINTLKELRDLGNTVIVVEHDPETIEEADYIVDIGPGSGVYGGYITAVGTVEEIKNNPNSLTGKYLSGKLKIPLPAKRRPPNDNKYLIIHGAKEHNLKNIDVKIPLGLFVAITGVSGSGKSTLIYDILWQAAKNRFHGSNEYVGKHEKIEGWEHIDKVINVDQSPIGRTPRSNPATYTKVFDLIRELYASTPEAKIRGYDPGRFSFNVKGGRCEACQGEGVVKIEMHFLPDIYVTCEVCGGKRYNKETLSVLYKGKSIADVLDMTVAEALEFFENIPSIRNKLKLLHDVGLDYIKLGQPATTLSGGEAQRIKLSRELSKRDTGKTLYLLDEPTTGLHSHDVAKLIQVLNKLVEKGNTVVVIEHNLDVIKCADWIIDLGPEGGDRGGYIVAEGTPDMVANNEKSYTGKFLKKYLK, encoded by the coding sequence ATGGACAAGATAGTAATTCATGGTGCAAGACAACATAACTTAAAAAATATAGATTTAGAACTGCCAAAGAATAAATTAATAGTTATCACCGGACCATCTGGCTCCGGGAAATCTTCATTGGCTTTTGATACGATTTATGCAGAAGGTCAAAGAAGATATGTAGAAAGCCTGTCAGCTTATGCAAGACAGTTTCTTGGAGTAATGGAAAAACCTGATGTAGATAGTATAGAAGGACTATCTCCCGCAATAGCAATAGACCAAAAAACCACATCTAAAAATCCACGTTCAACAGTTGGAACAATAACAGAAATTTATGATTATTTAAGACTCTTATTTGCAAGGGCAGGAAAACCACACTGTCCGGAATGTGGGGTTGAAATCTCATCCCAATCTGCACAAGAAATATCAGAAAGTATAATGTCTTTGCCGGAGGGAACAAAAATACAGATAATCGCACCAATCATTAGGGGACAAAAAGGAGAGCATAAAGACACCTTAGAAAAGTTAAAAAGGCTTGGATATCCAAGATTAAGAATAGATGGAGAAGTGTATCTTACAGAAGAAGTTCCAAAGCTTGATAAAAACAAAAAACATACGATTGAAGTTGTAATAGATAGAATTGTTATAAAAGAAGGTTCAAGAACAAGAGTTAATGACTCTGTGGAGCAGGCTTTAAAGCTTTCCGATGGACTTGTGGTTGTAAATCTTGTAGATGAAGGTAAAGATATTATTTACAGTGAAAAGTTTGCATGTCCTATTCATAACTTCTCCATTCCTGAGCTTTCGCCAAGACTTTTTTCTTTTAACAGTCCTTATGGAGCGTGTCCAACCTGTAAAGGTCTTGGAGTTATTCATAAAATTGATGAAAATCTTTTAATAGATGAAGAAAGAGTAGCCACAGAAGCTTTTAGAATAGCCGAGAATATCTCTTTTAAATACATAAAAGCAATGGTTAGCGATTATTTAACTTTTAATAGAATTCCAAGGCTTAAAAAATTCAAAGAACTGCCACAGCATGTAAAGGAAGAGATTCTTTATGGTAATGGATATTTTGAAGGTGTAATTCCACACCTTGAAAGAAAATTCTTAGAAACAGATAACGAAAAATACAGAGAAGAAATAGGGAAATACATTAAAGAAATTCAATGTCCGGAGTGTAAAGGTGCAAGGTTAAGAAAAGAAGCATTAACTGTACTTGTCAACGGCAAGAATATTTACGATGTTGTAAAAATGGATATAGCCAAAGCTTTTGAGTTTTTCCAAGAGTATGAGAGCGTACCGAAAACAGAAAAAGAAAAATTAATCTCAGAAAAGATTGTAAAAGAGATAAAAGAAAGATTAAAGTTTTTATTAGATGTTGGACTTGATTATCTAACCCTTGACAGGACGGCTACAACTTTAAGCGGTGGAGAATCTCAAAGAATTAGACTTGCTACTCAAATAGGCTCTAAATTGTCGGGTGTTTTATACGTTCTTGATGAGCCATCCATAGGACTTCATCCAAGAGATACAGAAAAGCTAATCAATACATTAAAAGAGCTTAGAGACCTTGGAAACACTGTTATAGTAGTAGAACATGACCCGGAGACTATTGAAGAGGCAGATTATATTGTTGATATTGGACCGGGTAGTGGTGTATACGGTGGCTATATTACAGCAGTTGGAACTGTTGAAGAGATAAAAAATAACCCAAATTCATTAACAGGTAAATATTTAAGCGGAAAGCTAAAAATTCCACTGCCGGCAAAAAGAAGACCCCCAAATGATAATAAATACTTAATCATTCATGGTGCAAAAGAGCATAATCTAAAAAATATAGATGTAAAAATTCCACTTGGATTGTTTGTGGCTATTACAGGAGTATCAGGAAGCGGAAAATCAACGCTGATATACGATATCTTATGGCAAGCAGCTAAAAACAGATTCCATGGGTCAAACGAATACGTAGGCAAGCATGAAAAAATAGAAGGATGGGAGCATATAGACAAAGTTATAAACGTAGACCAATCACCCATAGGAAGAACGCCAAGGTCAAACCCGGCAACCTACACAAAAGTTTTTGACTTAATAAGAGAGCTTTACGCATCTACTCCTGAGGCAAAAATAAGAGGATACGACCCAGGAAGGTTTTCTTTTAACGTAAAAGGAGGAAGATGTGAAGCATGCCAAGGTGAAGGCGTAGTTAAAATTGAGATGCACTTTCTGCCGGATATATACGTAACCTGTGAAGTTTGCGGTGGAAAAAGATACAACAAAGAAACTTTATCGGTTTTATACAAAGGAAAAAGTATTGCAGATGTTCTTGATATGACAGTTGCAGAAGCTTTGGAATTTTTTGAAAATATTCCATCTATTAGAAACAAATTAAAACTTTTGCACGATGTGGGTCTTGATTATATAAAACTTGGACAACCAGCAACCACGTTGAGCGGAGGAGAAGCTCAAAGAATAAAACTTTCAAGAGAACTGTCAAAGAGAGATACAGGGAAAACTCTTTACCTGTTAGATGAACCAACAACAGGTTTGCATTCTCATGATGTAGCAAAGCTAATACAGGTTTTAAATAAGCTTGTAGAAAAGGGTAACACTGTTGTTGTGATAGAACATAATCTTGATGTTATAAAGTGTGCAGATTGGATTATAGACCTTGGGCCAGAAGGCGGTGATAGAGGTGGTTATATTGTTGCAGAAGGAACGCCAGACATGGTTGCAAACAATGAAAAATCTTATACAGGAAAGTTTTTGAAAAAGTATTTAAAGTAG